The DNA segment ACGCGGACGATTGCGACGTGCGTAGTAAGGTCTTTTCGTCGGCCGGCTCCCGGACGAACGTACCGGCATCCGCACCGTCGGTCACCACGGGGCCTCGATCGTGGTGACCGGCGTCGCGTGACGGCACCCTTTTCGTCCGGGCCGCCAAGTGCGGACCATGTTCGAGCAGTTGCTAGAACGATTTCGGGCGCCGACGTCGGGCGTCGCACTCGTCGTCGACGGACCGAACGTCCTCCGCGACGAGTTCGACGTCGATCTGGACGACGTCATGGCCGTCGGCCGCTCGGAGGGGCCCGTGGTCGTCTCTCGCCTCTACCTGAACGAACACGCCCCTCCGGGCCTCGTTCAGGCCGCGGAAGCTCGTGGGTTCGAAGTGGTCGTGACGAGCGGCGACGTCGACGTCAAACTCGCTGTCGACGCGACCGCGCTGGTCGCGACGGGGCGAGTCGATACCCTCGCCGTCGTCTCGCGGGATACGGATTTCAAGCCCGTTCTCGAACGCGCCCGGAAGACGGGCGTGGAGACGATCGCCGTCGCGCCGGGCGAGTACGGTCGGTCGGACGCCCTCCGTAACGCGGCCGACCGCGCGATCACGCTGGCAGGCTGACGTCGCGTCACCACTCGAACTGGTCCCCCGGCGACGTGGGGATCACGCGTCGATTCCATATCGGTCCGTGTGGATCCGGACGCTTTTTGCGGCCGCTCGCGAACGCCACACCATGACCGTCGCGGAGTCGCCAGTGCTCGACAACCACATGCACCTCGATCCGGACGCGGGCAGAGGTATCGACGCCGTTACCGACTTCGCACGCTCGGGCGGAACGCACCTCCTCGTCGTGAACAAACCCTCCTGGCACCTCGGACCGCTCCCGGCCGGTGCCGACGATTTTGACGCGGTGTTCGAAGCGACGATCGAAATCGTCGACCGCGCGTCGGCCGAACTCCCCGGTCGCGCGTGGCCGGTGCTCGGCGTTCACCCGTCGCTCGTCTCGCGACTCGTCGAGAACGGTCACGAACCCGGCGACGCCGGGGAACTGATCCGGACGGGACTCGACCGCGCGGCGTCGTTCGTCGGCGATGGTCGGGCGCTGGCTCTCAAGTCTGGGCGGCCGCACTACGACGTGTCGGAAGCGGTGTGGGCCGAGTCGAACGACTGTCTGCGCCACGCGCTCGAACTCGCCAGCAACCACGATTGTGCGCTCCAGCTCCACACCGAATCGACCGAGGACCTGACCGAGGTCGCCGAGTGGGCGCGAGCGGTCGGGCACGATCCGCATCGCGTCGTCAAGCACTACGCGGCCGGTCGCCTCGACGGGGTCACGCCGAGCGTCATGAGCGAGACGGATCGACTCGAGCGGGCGGCCGAACGGGGTGAGCCGTTCCTCATGGAGACTGACTTCGTCGACGATCCCGATCGCCCTGGCGCGGTGCTCGGTCCGAAGACGGTGCCACGTCGCGTCCGCTGGCTCGCCGACCGTGGCTACGACGAAGCGATCCGACGCGCGCACGTAGAGACGCCCCGTTCGGTCTACGGGATCGACACGGAAGGGACGCTCACCCGGTGAATACGCCGCTCGTCGCCGTCGCTCGACGACCGTCCTGGACGCACGGAACTGACGATTTTGGACGTCGACGAGGTGAGTGCGATGTGTCACAGTCGGCGGACGAGCGAGTGGCGCGGATCGACGAAAGCGACGGGACTTCGTCGGGAGGCGAGGAGTGTCCGTTAGAGGGCAGATACGCCCCCGTGCGGTCGTGAGAAGGCTTTCGGGGCGTTCCACCGTAGAGAAAGGCATTTTACGCGGCCGGTGTAGGTTCGAGTATGAGCACGCCCCCGACGGAGTTCTATTCGGAGGAACGCTGGCAGAACTGGATCGACCGAATCGACGACGAGGAGATCGATCCGGAGGACGAATCGTCGGCCAGGTTACTGTTGAACCTCCAGGACGACACGGCCATCGCGGTCGCCAAGATCGTCTCCGCCTACGACGACGGCGATCTCGACGAGGAGACGGCCCTGGAGAAGATCGCCGAGGTCAGAGAGATCGTCCTCTCCGAGGTGGACATCGACGACGAGGAGACGCTGATGCTGGTCGACGGCGTCCAGACGAGTCTCGTCTGCGTCTTCTTCGCGGCGGAGGAGTACGTCGCCGGTGGCCCCGCCGAAGAGGCCACCGTCGAGGAGTACATCCGCGCCGCAGCGGACGCCGAGGCCGAAGAGGATCTCGACGCGGCGCTTGGCTACGCCGCACAGGCGGGAACCCTCGTCTTCGACGACGGGGACGTCGATATCTCCGTCGCCGAGGACCTGGAGTACGGCCTCGTCACGGAGTGGGTGAACGGACTCGACAGCCTCCAGAGCGCGATGAGCGATCCGGAGGTCGTCGAGGAGGACGAGTAAGGGGGCGCCGGCCGCCACACGTATTACTGAGCGGGACTGTCTTCAGTGCATGCCCAGCGAGGGTCGCGAGCGCGGCGTAACCGTCGTCATCGGAGCCGTGCTCATGTTCGGTCTGCTCGTCTCCGCCCTCGCGATGTACCAGGTCAACGTGGTCCCGACGGAGAACGAACAGACCGAGTGGGACCACCACCAGCGGGTGACCGGCGATCTGATCGATCTCCGAAACGCGATCGTCAACGCCGGAAATCAGGACACGACGCGGGAAGCCTCGATCGAACTCGGCGCCCAGTACGACTCACGGACGTTTTCGATCAATCCGCCAGATCCGGGTGGAACGATCAGAACGAATTCGACGGGTACCCCGCAGGTCGAGATCACGTTCGACGACGGGTCGACGGAGTCGTTCGACACCTCGTTCGTCGAGTACGAACCCGACTACACCGAGTACGACGCGCCGACGACGATCATCGAACACGGACTCGTCTACGACGAACACGGTCACGTGAACGTTACGCGCGACGCCGGTAGCGTCGTCTCCGACGAGCGGATCGTCGTTCCGCTGATCGAGGGCGACCTCTCCGAGTCCGGCCGGTCGAGTGCCTCCGTCACCGTCGAGACGATAGACGTCTACCACGTGTCGTCTGACGTCGACGAGATTCGACTCCCGACGAACGCGTACTCCAGGTGGGACGACTCCTACGAGGTATCCGAAAGTGGAGACCACGCCGTCGTAGACCCCAAGAGCGATCAGGAGGTCTACGTCGCCCAGATCGCGGTCGGAGACGACCGCACCGCCAACACTGACACCAGCGACAAATTGAACGAGTTCGGTGACCCGGTAACGGATCGCGGAAGTCCGACGGAGACGAACGAGTTCGGCCTCGCGTGGACGGACGATTCCGTTACCGCCTCGCCCGGGAACTCTGTGACCCTCACCGCGACGATCGACGACGATGTCGAGAACGCGTATGCGGACTTTTCGCTCCGTGATCCGAACGACGTCGTCGACGACTACGATCCGAAAAATCGGATCGCCTTCGACGAGAACGCCGAAGCGTCGTTCGACGTGGCCCTCGCGAACACTGCGAACGATGGAGACGAAGTGACGGTGTACGTCTCCAGCGGCGGAACCACTAGAGAGGCCACGGTGACGGTTCAACGCGGTAGTGGTGCCCCGACGATCGACAATCTGGATGCACGGAGCCAGGACCATTCGAACCACGCCCGTTTCGACGCGGAGTGGGAGGCGACCGCCGGCGACAGTCCTATCACGGCAGCGACGATCGAACTCGTCGATCGGTCGACGGGAACGGTCGAAGATACCGTGTCGTACGACGCAAGCGACATAGACGGCCAGAACCCGAGCGATTCCGGCGTGTCTCTCGAGGACAAACAGGGCGCTGGTCAGGAGTACTCAATCCGTCTCACCGTCGAAGACGCGAACGGAAACGTCGCCATAGACGAAATCGTTCGAACTGGCTGACCGGTAGCCAACCCGAGAATACGACGACTGTCGAAATCGCGAACGACAATATGATATAGTTCCTCGGACACACTCTATCTATGACCAGTGTCGGCATCGACGCGATCGAGATCTGGACGGGGAACCTCGAACTGGATCTCCCCAACACGTTCGCCCCGGCGCAGGGGAAAGATCCGGAGTACTACACGAAGGGCATCGGCCTCAACGCGAGTTCGTTCCCGGACACCTACGAGGACATCGTCACGATGGGGGCCAACGCGGCCTACCGGCTGATGGAGCGAAAGGGGCTGGAGCCGGACGATATCGGCCGGATCGATGTGGCTACCGAGAGTTCCTTCGATAAGTCAAAGCCGATATCGACGTACGTCGCAGGGTGTCTCGAACAGGTCTACGACGGTGACTTCCACCACGCGAACAAGGGCGAGCGAAA comes from the Halovivax cerinus genome and includes:
- a CDS encoding TatD family hydrolase, with the translated sequence MTVAESPVLDNHMHLDPDAGRGIDAVTDFARSGGTHLLVVNKPSWHLGPLPAGADDFDAVFEATIEIVDRASAELPGRAWPVLGVHPSLVSRLVENGHEPGDAGELIRTGLDRAASFVGDGRALALKSGRPHYDVSEAVWAESNDCLRHALELASNHDCALQLHTESTEDLTEVAEWARAVGHDPHRVVKHYAAGRLDGVTPSVMSETDRLERAAERGEPFLMETDFVDDPDRPGAVLGPKTVPRRVRWLADRGYDEAIRRAHVETPRSVYGIDTEGTLTR
- a CDS encoding NYN domain-containing protein; its protein translation is MFEQLLERFRAPTSGVALVVDGPNVLRDEFDVDLDDVMAVGRSEGPVVVSRLYLNEHAPPGLVQAAEARGFEVVVTSGDVDVKLAVDATALVATGRVDTLAVVSRDTDFKPVLERARKTGVETIAVAPGEYGRSDALRNAADRAITLAG
- a CDS encoding DUF2150 family protein, with the translated sequence MSTPPTEFYSEERWQNWIDRIDDEEIDPEDESSARLLLNLQDDTAIAVAKIVSAYDDGDLDEETALEKIAEVREIVLSEVDIDDEETLMLVDGVQTSLVCVFFAAEEYVAGGPAEEATVEEYIRAAADAEAEEDLDAALGYAAQAGTLVFDDGDVDISVAEDLEYGLVTEWVNGLDSLQSAMSDPEVVEEDE